Part of the Drosophila kikkawai strain 14028-0561.14 chromosome 3L, DkikHiC1v2, whole genome shotgun sequence genome is shown below.
CGTATTTCAGCTTTAAATTGATCGGATTCCGTATCATTATTCATGGCTTTAAGTATTTTTGATGAAACGGAACTAGATGATATTTCACAATCTTCAGCTTCAGGTTGTTGCAGTTTTTTAAGCTCTCTGCATGCTTTACTGTAGTCTGCAGCTGGAGGCGTTCTGGGATTTGGTTTCGGAGCCTTAGCCATTAATAACCTTTTCTTCTCTCTGTACCGCCTGTTGGCCTCAGCCCTTTTGCGCTTTTTTTCATCCTCTTCGCTACATTATgcacatatattatatatttatattaccaTAAAAACATCACCAGTATTGGTTATATTTACCATAAGCTATTGTCATCATTGGAAGGcaggtaaaaatatttttgccgCTCTCTGTAACGCCTGCTGGCCTCAGCGGCTTTGCGCCTTTTTTCATACTCCTCCctttaaacaataataatattataaaaacaagaacaatacTCGTCTTGGTTATATTCACCATGTACTTATTGGGTCATCATTGGGAGGCtgctttaatttctttttcttttctctgtACCGCCTGTTTGCCTCAGCTTTTTTGAGCTTTTTTTGATACTCTTCCCTACAAACAATAATcatattaataaaacaataataatactaatctTGGTTATACTTACCATGTCATAAAGTCATCATCTGCGTACTCTTCGGTGCTTAGGGGACTTTCCCCTTGAATCACTTCTACTTCATCGCTACTCATTTTGCACACTAAAATTCGTTTCCAAACGAAAGAATCATTTATTTCTCTCTTTGTATTATGCAGTCGAGAGAGCAAAAGTCATCATGACGCTTTTTCGTGACGGcactatcgatatatcgatgttTTATGGAGTAAGTTGATTTATCTCACCCAGCGTGAACCACTAAAGAACTAaattatataacattttttatatatttatatatttaataatattattatattaagaagacaaatttaaaattttataatgaaaCAGCCgcttcattataattatttgttttataatttacaaaacaaagcatataaaacaaataaaagaatcATAAACAAACTGCTCACCACTGAAATTGAATGTCTTTTCGACAGCGCTCTCTGGAACATGTACTTGCTCTCAGGGTGGTTTTGCCTCTCTCGTTGTGTGACGCCAATCTCTCGGAAAGGAAAACGAAAAagtctttgcttttttttagttGCAAATtattctttgttgttgttgttgttgtttatgctGTTGCACTTTGGGAGCATAGAATtggtttataaacaaatctgcAGCAGGTTTTTGGGCACAAATTCGGAGCACACACTGGATTCCAAATCAAGTCGGTGGAACACTGAACCACATGTTCACAGATTATATACACATTTACTTTTTGCTCTCTCGCTTTTTGCAATCTCCCGAAAAGAGTCTCTGTGAAACCAGATTGACGAGTTGAAAAAGAGAGCGTTACGAGAGAGTATTGCAAAATGCTCTACCGATCTCTCAACGAACGGAGATATGTATATCAAAGGCTTCTATTTTTAGAGATTGAGAGCAAATAGTATATGATAAGAGAGATGAGAATAAATCTCACCCCAAAATCAGCAAAAACTTGTTTTTGCTTTCACatatcaattataaatttgtatattttcacAGCTAAAATTgaagtttaataaaaaataatattaaaaaatttttgttgttattaaaaattatactttaattttattaattttaattatttattataaagttttgttaagtttttattttaatttaaaattattaggaATTTTTTCCCTTATACTCaggcttaaaaaaattataataaatataatttagaataataattattctacaaaGTCGTTTAGTATGTCAGACCTATTTTTTATGGGATCTATTAGTATCTCTCTAacgtaataataataatattatttacatatgtatccAATAGATATCAACTTTATCTCTAAACTTGAACTCCAAGCTGATATATTTGGCTGGACACTTATTTAGCAGAAGACCCCATCTCGGCAGCCTTTTTTCCCGTCTCGAAGATCTTCTCCAGCTGGGTGAGCAGGCCAATGGCGCGGTAGTTCTCCTCCATCAGGGCGAAATCCTCGAGGGGCTTTAGCAGACGCAGGGCATCCTTGTAGTTCTCCACGCAGCTTGGTAGCTGTGCTTCGTTGCTGACCTCTGCGTCCTGACCAGGACTAGGTGAAGGGGCAGTTTCTGGAGCTTCCGCTTTATTGAAGGCTTCAAGTGCTTGTGGGTAGTGGTGTATCTTTTGTATCTTCAAGGAACTCTGGTTGGTTTTATCTTCCATTTTTCGCTTAATTGGTGTCTCGATTGGTTCACTCTTATTATCctcatcttcatcttcatctttGATTTCTATTAATTCAGTGGGGACTTCTATGGCCACACAGTCATCATCGTCTTCGTCTCCGGGGTCCACGTTTTCTGTGGGAGTGTTAGGCTTAGATCCTGTTTTTGGCTTTGCTTCGGCATTCACTTGTTTCTTGGAGGCCAGGGTTATCCTTTGTTCGTGCCGACTGCAATAGCTGACAATATCGCGGAGGTCCAACGAGAGGAGCCGGGTAACAGGAACACCCACCGAGAAGGTGAAGTTGTAGTGGTTCTTGAAATGATTGAACCAGGTCTTGTCGGGGAAGAAGCTATCGATCTTTAAGATGTCCCTCAAACTGATGGCCACGGATCGCAGATTGTCCATGTCAATACGACCATTGGAATGCACCTGAGACCGCTGGATGTACTCGTAGAGGCACTTTTCCAGAAACGTAATCTTACGCTTTCGTCGCATATGGAACTCATCCGAGGTGGCCTGGTTCTGGCAAGAAGTATTCATCAGGGTCTTTGCGCGATACAGAGGTCGTTCGATGGCCCTTTGATCGCTGGTTGTGGGCGGAGCGGGCTCCGGAGATCTGGGTAGCAAGTTACAGGCCATCGAGGTGTGTCGTCCGCAGTAGGACATTATGTCCCTTAGGTCCATCGATCTCGGTGGTCTACGCGTAATAGTAATCTGTCGATTCGAGAGAGATATATTGTAGGCGGCCTTGAAGTGATTAATCCAGGGCTTGTTTGGCGTAAAGCCATCGATGCGCATAAGGTCGCGGAATTCTATGGCCTTGTTGCGGATCAGCTCCTCGTTGACGTCGCTGTTCAGATAGAACTGGGCCCTCTGGATATACTCGTACAGGCAGTGGCCTAAAAAGTTTAGCTTTCGCCGGCGTAGTTCGCCGTCCTTAGTGACCATGTTGCTTAGGATATTGGTGGCCTCGTGGAACTCCAGGATTGCTTTTCGATTGGACACCACGCTCTTGATTTGCTCCCAGCTGCAGTTAAAGTTGCGAGCGATTTTGCTGTACATGGGCACAATGTCATACTGCCGAATGGCGGCCACACGCTCCTCCAGAGTCAGTACGTTCCGGATCCGTCCCGATCCCCCAGCACCATCGCTCTGATTGTCGTCTTCATTCTGAAATTGAAGagatatattacattttttacagGAAAATCTTTGTTAATATcttactaaattttaaaacagatTGAATgtttatcaaattaaaatttaaatatattttttattattattagtaaaaattagatatattattattattattatatttttttaatcaacatAGAAACAAAGAAGCAACAACTTTGCCAAACTAATacctttataaattttaaataattataattaattatttatcaaccgaaatttatatataatattattattattgtagaTTTTAAACTATCATTACCACTGTAGATCGAGTACTTACGTCAGAGTACATGTCCCCTGGCTCTTTTGGCTCGCAATGGCTTTCTCTCTCTTCGCGAGGGTTTACTCTCTTGGTGGGTGGGtaactctccctctctttgaATATGAATGTAGCTGCgcataaagtttaaaattttactttgccttgCTTAACTAATAAAACCAATTACATACCCTTATTGTTGTTGCACTTTTAGAAGCATAGACttgatttttaaacaaatttgcaGCAGGTTTTTAGGCACAAAATCGGGCGCACGCTGAATCTCCAAATCGTGTGAAAGGCGGTCGAAGACTAAAACACATGTTCAACAGATAATTTGTATAtagtatacatacatatatacaaccGATTCGCTCTCGGTCTGACTGTCGCTCTTCTGGCGGGCGACGAAACCGGATTGACGAGTTTCTGAACTGAGCGTTATGGGAGAGATCTCTCACTCTGACCCGATCTCTCACCAATATGTTTGTCAGCTTGTATTTTTAGGCGGATCGAGAGCTAACAGAGCCTGTTGTGAGAGAGCTTCCATGGGTTTCCGCTccaacaaataatataaattcatgTATTGGTATTTGCTTAACCAATtgcttttgaatttaattttatagacTTTTTTTTGGTGCCTGATTagaattgttattattattatttattgattataCAAATTAACAGGTTATTGTTTAAAACGTCTTTATttcttgtattatttatttgtatttcttaaaataaatttaataattgtatACCAACAGCAAATActtacatttataataaacagTTCTAAAGATATTGTAGTAGTATCACTTCaagctttttattattatatttatcttCAGATGAagacaaataaaatgtgtCTCTATTATTTTACAAGTCTGTTTCATCTTTCTTGGGTTTCCTATTCCTCTTCCCACTAAAACTAACCTAAGATCACATCTAACACTCAAAATCTTCATTTTTGGCTGGATTTATGAGTGCTGCTTCAACTTCAGACAGAAGACCGATGGCCCGATAGTTATCATTTAACATGGCGTACTCCTGCAGAATTCTTACATGTGCCAATGCCGTAGTTTTATCATCAATGGATTTTAAACCATCCTGAATCAAGGTGACTTTATCAAAGTCTATTGATTCCGTCGTGGAAAGGGTTTCCGTCTGCAGAAAATACAGTAATGACTATAAAATTTCATTACattctttttatatacatacctCTTCTTCTTTAATAATATCAGACATAATTTCATCGTTCATAGAATCATCCAGGGACTACAAAAaattagtatatattttttattaggttttaaaaactatttttcaatttcaccTTACCTCAATCTCTACATGAACTGAAGGCATAGGTGAATCCATTTCTTCTAAACTTTCCTCCTCCTCTGTTACAGGCTGATAATAATGtaaattaaagtaaacaaaaaaatatatttataatatagaaaaaCCCACCTCAATCTCCACCTTAATCGTGGACTCAGAATCAGCATAATCGTGTTCCTTCAACGCTGCCTGcaagaatttgtattattcGGCATTGTGAAAAGTTTCTAGTAATTTCTAGTTGATTTACCATAGCTAATTCAGATGCCgttgtattatttattggtACATTTCTAACAGGAGTTATCTCTACGCCATCTTGCAGAACCTTATGAGCCCACTTCAAGCATATATTACAGACCCTGGGAAcatctttgttatttttatttgagcgcTGAAGGAATGCACATCTTTTGCAGTCTTTGGTGGGCTTAATTCTTTTGTCaatattttcctaaaaattatagtttttaataggtACTGAacatgttattttttattatacttACTTTTGATATCAAAGCCACGGTTTTGGAAAGGCATATGGTATTGGTATTTGGCTTTGGGGAAGAAATCTGAACAAtagaattaaatattaaagaacaagctttatgcaaattaaataattatatcgGGTAttcttacatttttatttatattttccactACGTTAGGGGCTTCCTTTTCAGTCGTTGACTTTGCTGAAGAAATCTGAAAATAGAATTTAGAAAGCAGTTtaacaattataattataattattagatgtaaaactgtaactctAAAACTGTAAGTATACATTTAAACCTTCTTCTAGTAAAATGTTGTCTATTATGAGGTAGCGTTTCTGCAGGAAGAACCTTTGCATATCGGGTCCGTTTCAATGCTTTTCGTATATTCATTTGGCGTTGTGCAGCACGAGTACGCCGTCCaagatttgattttttaactGCAGGCATTATTCAAAGAAAAACCTCTCACAAAACTCACATAAACAACTCTTACAAAGCTTACTTTGATAATTGTTAAGTTGATAACATCTTTTGAGGCCCTAACGAATTTACAAGAAAGTTTTCCAATACTTTTTAGCAGGTCTCAACTTATGTaagaattacaaaaattaaaaaaaaaaaaggtaaatatatatattaaaaaaccaatactttttaacataatttaaaatgaacaTAGATTTTTCTTACgttctttttgattttttccgTCACGACTTTAACAGGTTTCGTTTTTGTCTTAGGCTTAAGTGTAGAAATCTTAGAAGGGGAATACGgtttctaaatataaaaaatatatatatatatttttataaattatatgatGCTAATGATCTTTGTGTGCTCACGCTTCGTCTCAATCGGTCATATTCTTTTCtcatattttttctttcttcgCTTAAGTTCTGAGAATACTTTTTTTGCTGGACTGCATGTCTTGTGCGGAGGCCGATATTCGGACGACGTTTtctaggcattttggactATAGACAGAGTGGTGAATTTAACCTTAAATCCAATCCAATTTACACAGatcaacttaccaccttaaaGACAAATGGCTGCTattgaaattgaataaaaatttgtacaaaaaattgttttacaatttaacCAGTGAAGACAATTTCGGTTTGTCACATGAAATTAACTGAGCAGAAATACTATGCATACTATGTTTCAGAGATAACGATGTATGCGAAATAtgatttttccgcttttctgttgaaatttttcttgaattttcttTGCTATACATATACCTCATGGAGCCCGAGACCTTTCAAACGAATGCAAAATCGGTTCGTCcgacttttttatataatagataacAAATTCAATcttaatttaactttttttatCTTATAGTAGAATCTATAATGCCTCTTCTCCTTACCATATCGCTTTCGTCAACCGACTGGTTATTGGTGGGCGGCTGTAGCACCTTGATTTTGGCGGCCTCCATCTGGACCATGCGAAGCCTCCACCGCTCGCGGAGATCTTTCGACTTTTTGAGGTCCTTTATCAAGGCATAGATTTCTTTCTGAAGGCAACGGACCTTATCAGGATCGGATTCCTGCTTCAGGTCGACTTTGAGACGAGCCAGATTATGGCTCCATTCCTGGCGGTTTTTGTCTATTTCATGCAAGTGTCTGACCACCTTCAGGATTTCGGCGTCCTGCAGAGCCTTCAACTCGAGGCTGTTCTTGGCCATGACTTTACGTGCCAGGATCTGATCCCTGATCGAAAGCATTATTTGCTCCTTGATGGACTTGCGCATTGCGGTGGATATCTCTATGCGGTGAGCACTCCGTAAGAGGTCAATCTTTGCGGTTgtacctctgatgtgacgagACATTGCCATCAGGTTGTATTCCAGGCGCTTAAATAGGGACGTATTCGGTGGTCGGTGTCCAGGCGGAGCGGGGCCCAGGGTAAATATGCTTCCTTTTTTAGGGGTGTCCATTTTATTAAGAGATTTCAAAGTAATTTTAGAAGAAATCTTTTGTTTATGTATGGAGAGTGGCCGTACTTCGGGTAAGATATTGCCGGACTTTTAGACAAGTGTTGCCAATAAAGTTGCCAGACTCCTAAAATGGTGCTGCCAATTCACAGTTCATGGATGCAATGTGGCCAGAATGCTAAAATGGTATTGCCAATAGATAGCCAGACTTCTTCAATGGTGCTGCCAATTAAAAATGAAGGGGGCTGGCCAAATAAAACGTATCACCTTTAGAACCCCTTCCCTCTTGCAACTAATACTTCAAGTACAACAAATTCcagtttataattataaattatattcttaATTAAGCTTAAGCCAAAGAAAGTAAAGCTCTAATGTAGTgctaaaattcatttttttgttttgtaaagctaaatatatataaataatttattatgctAACTAGGCTCTAGTTAAAAGGTCATTTCATTACTTTCACGACTCCACCTCAAAGTCCTTGGCCTTGGGCGGATACTGAATGGCATGTTCCGCCTGCATGAGCAGCCCAATGGCCCGAAAATTGTCCTGGATCATGGCGAACTCCTGGAGGGCCCTCAAATGCTTCAACGCCTGCTCGGTGCTGCCAATGGATaactcctgctcctccttggTCTCTACGATGCTAACCTCAGGCTCGGCGGCATTGTACACCTCGATCTGATCCGGTTGCGGTTCCGAACGCATAATGTTGTACCTTTTTATCTTTGGTCGCTGCTCGCCGCCGTCCTTGGAATTCCGCTTGCGGTTGGGAAGCACCTGGGCAGGTGAAAAGACTGCCTCTTGATTGCCGCCCAGGATTGAGATCTCCGACTCCGcttcgtcgttgtcgtcgacGAGGAACGAGGCCATTGGGTTTGAGTGGTCGTAATCATCGTAGCTCAGGACCACCTGGGTGCCAGGCGGAGCCTCGTCCTTAAGGATCTCAGCCATCTGGTCGTAGAACTGCCAGTTTGGCTGATAATCTGATAATCTGATGATTTTGTTGCGGATGGAGAAGTACGTCTTCTTGAGGTTCCTGAATTTCCGGTCCAGCTGCACGGCATCAATGTCGGTCATTCCCTCATTGGTCAGCAAGTCCACCATCTCGCCCCAGACATCTTTGACCTTGCGTCGCGGATCTTTAAACTGCTCCTGTCGTTCCATGTAAAGTTCCAGCAACATTTCGGTGTATGTAGCAGTCCACTTCTTATCTTTAACTGTATTTGGTTGCAAGCATAACTATTGGTTTATGTTTATCTTTTTGCTGCAGTCCTACTTACGCTTGATGTCCATCGTTTGAATCCACTTGCTCGGCAACCAACCCTCGGGAATTGTGAATAATTAATGATTTTACAGCAGGCTAGACTATGCTGTTTTCCTTTTGCTTCTATGAGGTCGTTTTGGGGGAAGGTATCATGATCCCAGCAGCTGTTATAGCAACTTATCGATACATTTACTATCGATAAGGTAGCACAAACTGGCGATGACACTTTGGCTACTGAACACTTTTTTTTCAAaagtttcgttttttttgtagattttcTAAAAGATATCAAAACCATCAATAATAGAtggttaatataatttatttttaaaaacaaacagcatAGTTTAAATAATCTGATCACTTCTCTTTAAGGATCTGGtttgaatttgaataatttaccCAAATAGATTTTGTTCTATAGTTAGTAAGCTCTAATCTAGCCTTGGAGATCAATGGTTGTCTACAACCCTGATAAAAACTCCATCAAATTATAGTTACATATCAGGGCATCATTGTTAGTCGGTATACTCAAAAGAGCCACCCGTTCTTAATCTTATTTTTCCTATAGATTTCAGTATTCTCAAGAATTGAAAATATGTGTTATTTctgctaaaaaaaattcaaattttattttagttttagttttttgttaatCCGTAAATACACTAAAATTGCAGGAAATTGTTAGCGTTAAATTTTGAAACAGGGCTGCAAAGTCGCCATTGtggtattttttttggtatgataaTGCAGATGTTCAAAAGACTTTACAATGGTTCTCGGTAAAACTAACCATTCTACTAAAATATtactattaaattttatgtgtAAACAGAGATCAtttcgattttaaatttaataattggGAATTAAAAGATTATTAGGAATTTAGGGATTAAAAATAACGAAATTGTTTCCTAATTTATGACCCACTCTGCTGCCCTCTGCTGGCAGAATCCCTAAAGTACTAATAGTACCCAATAGGTAGCACCAGATGGCGTTTAAAGTGATGTAAAATGTAAGTATTAAagtatctaaaatatttaaaaattttaaaatatttaaatttaattccaacttaaaaaattttaaattgtgcggaattttttacatttaatccTAAAATTATAGGagaatttaaagttttattgtGAATACCCATAAAGTTAAAAGCTTATTCTTTATCCGAATTATTATATCATATCTGCAATAGGAGCGATCAATCAATTTATGTAAGAAAACCAGGTAAATGAAGGAAAATCAGCAGAAATCGATGAATCGATTCCCAATGATCCAATTACCAACTGCAAGGGTACACAAACTTCCTTTCTCGTTATTCCATAAAAGCAATCAAGCATATCCAAATGTCAGCGCTTCTGAATTTAATTTCCGcctaaaatataaacaaaattaacatACGCACAATGCACTAGAATGTTTTTTGGCATATATATAGTAAGTTTCCCAGAAACACCTGGACGACATCCAAGGAAATGTGTGAAAGAGTTGGTCAGCTGAGAAGATCTCAAGAAGCGCACTTCCGTTCTGGCCTAGATAATAACCGTGAAGTAGCAGTTGCAACCCCAGAAATGCGCTTTTTCCAGGTgacttttctcttttttaggGACTGCAGCGAAGCGCAACGTTGCTGAGGAGGTGTTGTTATGCGTGGGGGTTGTCTTTGGACTAGACCCTGACTTCCCTTTAACATAGGGCCCGAAACCAAAGCCAAATAATTGTTGCGCAACAAGGCGAAGCCAACAATTCAGTGATTTTCCCATGAGGAGTCGTCGCAGTTGGACCAAAACGCGATCAGCGGCGCATAAAATG
Proteins encoded:
- the LOC108072657 gene encoding uncharacterized protein, with amino-acid sequence MYSDNEDDNQSDGAGGSGRIRNVLTLEERVAAIRQYDIVPMYSKIARNFNCSWEQIKSVVSNRKAILEFHEATNILSNMVTKDGELRRRKLNFLGHCLYEYIQRAQFYLNSDVNEELIRNKAIEFRDLMRIDGFTPNKPWINHFKAAYNISLSNRQITITRRPPRSMDLRDIMSYCGRHTSMACNLLPRSPEPAPPTTSDQRAIERPLYRAKTLMNTSCQNQATSDEFHMRRKRKITFLEKCLYEYIQRSQVHSNGRIDMDNLRSVAISLRDILKIDSFFPDKTWFNHFKNHYNFTFSVGVPVTRLLSLDLRDIVSYCSRHEQRITLASKKQVNAEAKPKTGSKPNTPTENVDPGDEDDDDCVAIEVPTELIEIKDEDEDEDNKSEPIETPIKRKMEDKTNQSSLKIQKIHHYPQALEAFNKAEAPETAPSPSPGQDAEVSNEAQLPSCVENYKDALRLLKPLEDFALMEENYRAIGLLTQLEKIFETGKKAAEMGSSAK
- the CkIIalpha-i3 gene encoding uncharacterized protein CkIIalpha-i3 isoform X2, with amino-acid sequence MPRKRRPNIGLRTRHAVQQKKYSQNLSEERKNMRKEYDRLRRSKPYSPSKISTLKPKTKTKPVKVVTEKIKKNISSAKSTTEKEAPNVVENINKNISSPKPNTNTICLSKTVALISKENIDKRIKPTKDCKRCAFLQRSNKNNKDVPRVCNICLKWAHKVLQDGVEITPVRNVPINNTTASELAMAALKEHDYADSESTIKVEIEPVTEEEESLEEMDSPMPSVHVEIESLDDSMNDEIMSDIIKEEETETLSTTESIDFDKVTLIQDGLKSIDDKTTALAHVRILQEYAMLNDNYRAIGLLSEVEAALINPAKNEDFEC
- the CkIIalpha-i3 gene encoding uncharacterized protein CkIIalpha-i3 isoform X4, which codes for MQRFFLQKRYLIIDNILLEEGLNISSAKSTTEKEAPNVVENINKNISSPKPNTNTICLSKTVALISKENIDKRIKPTKDCKRCAFLQRSNKNNKDVPRVCNICLKWAHKVLQDGVEITPVRNVPINNTTASELAMAALKEHDYADSESTIKVEIEPVTEEEESLEEMDSPMPSVHVEIESLDDSMNDEIMSDIIKEEETETLSTTESIDFDKVTLIQDGLKSIDDKTTALAHVRILQEYAMLNDNYRAIGLLSEVEAALINPAKNEDFEC
- the CkIIalpha-i3 gene encoding uncharacterized protein CkIIalpha-i3 isoform X1, with amino-acid sequence MDTPKKGSIFTLGPAPPGHRPPNTSLFKRLEYNLMAMSRHIRGTTAKIDLLRSAHRIEISTAMRKSIKEQIMLSIRDQILARKVMAKNSLELKALQDAEILKVVRHLHEIDKNRQEWSHNLARLKVDLKQESDPDKVRCLQKEIYALIKDLKKSKDLRERWRLRMVQMEAAKIKVLQPPTNNQSVDESDMISSAKSTTEKEAPNVVENINKNISSPKPNTNTICLSKTVALISKENIDKRIKPTKDCKRCAFLQRSNKNNKDVPRVCNICLKWAHKVLQDGVEITPVRNVPINNTTASELAMAALKEHDYADSESTIKVEIEPVTEEEESLEEMDSPMPSVHVEIESLDDSMNDEIMSDIIKEEETETLSTTESIDFDKVTLIQDGLKSIDDKTTALAHVRILQEYAMLNDNYRAIGLLSEVEAALINPAKNEDFEC
- the CkIIalpha-i3 gene encoding uncharacterized protein CkIIalpha-i3 isoform X3, which translates into the protein MPRKRRPNIGLRTRHAVQQKKYSQNLSEERKNMRKEYDRLRRSISSAKSTTEKEAPNVVENINKNISSPKPNTNTICLSKTVALISKENIDKRIKPTKDCKRCAFLQRSNKNNKDVPRVCNICLKWAHKVLQDGVEITPVRNVPINNTTASELAMAALKEHDYADSESTIKVEIEPVTEEEESLEEMDSPMPSVHVEIESLDDSMNDEIMSDIIKEEETETLSTTESIDFDKVTLIQDGLKSIDDKTTALAHVRILQEYAMLNDNYRAIGLLSEVEAALINPAKNEDFEC
- the LOC108080413 gene encoding uncharacterized protein, which encodes MDIKLKDKKWTATYTEMLLELYMERQEQFKDPRRKVKDVWGEMVDLLTNEGMTDIDAVQLDRKFRNLKKTYFSIRNKIIRLSDYQPNWQFYDQMAEILKDEAPPGTQVVLSYDDYDHSNPMASFLVDDNDEAESEISILGGNQEAVFSPAQVLPNRKRNSKDGGEQRPKIKRYNIMRSEPQPDQIEVYNAAEPEVSIVETKEEQELSIGSTEQALKHLRALQEFAMIQDNFRAIGLLMQAEHAIQYPPKAKDFEVES